GCGTCGGCGAGGAGAGCTTCCCCGCGCACAAGGCGGTGCTGGCAGCGTGCAGCGAGTACTTCGAGTCGGTGTTCGGCCGCCAGCCGGAGGACGGAGACGCCAGGGAGCTGGAGATGCACACCATCAGCCCCAAAGTTTTCAAAGACATCTTGGACTTCGCGTACACGTCGAGGATTGTAGTGCGGCTCGAGTGCTTCCCGGAGTTGATGACAGCTGCCAAATTTCTGCTGATGCGTTCGATCATCGAGATCTGCCAAGAGGTCATCAAACAATCCAATGTGCAAATCCTCGTCCCGTCATCGCGGGGAGGAAACGCCAGCCTTTTCCAGGCCGCCGGGTCGACCGAACTGGGCTTCCCGGTGACTCAACAGCAGGATTTGGTGAACGGGACGGCGCTCGTAGGCTTTGCTAACAATGGACATCAGGTGGATGGGAGCGAagccgcagccgccgccgccgcactccTGGAGGAAGCCGCCGAAGGATCGATGCCTATCCTGCAGCCCGCCGACAGGCTGCCGGTGTCGCCCGAAACGACGACGTTGCATCACGACGCCGTTTCGAAGAGGGGCAGGGGGCGACCCAAAAAGGCTGGCGCCTCAGAGGAGCCCGTCCATTTCAATCACAACGTGCAGAAAAACATCGTGCTCTACCCTTGCGGCGCTTGCGGCAAAGCCTTTACGGAAGCCTCCCGCCTGAAGAACCACGAAGCACAACACGGAGCCAACATCGGCGGCCGCTCGACGCCGGGCGGCCTGACTCTCATCGGCCACGAGGATGAGGCGCAGTACCACGGGGGATTGATGCTGGATCACGGCCGCAAGCGTGAGAGGACCCGGCGGCACGTCGGCTGTGAAATTTGCGGCAAGGTGTTCCGCGACGTGTACCATCTGAATCGACACAAGCTATCCCACTCCGGGGAGAAGCCGTACGCTTGTCATGTGTGCGGTCTGCGCTTCAAACGCAAAGACAGGATGTCCTATCACGTGCGTTCCCACGACGGCTCGGTGGGCAAACCGTACGTGTGCCAAAGTTGTGGCAAAGGCTTTTCCAGGTGAGTTCAACTTCATCGGTTTGCTTTGTGAGTGTGGTGCCAAGACCGTAAACGTCTTTGGCCGGAGATGTACAGTAACTGTCATCTTGTTTTGACAGCAGCTTATGATTTCGTCCCCTACATGTAAACATTCGCGAAGAATGCTGCTTTCGTGTTTCTCGTTATAACACCCAACGTAAGGTAAATCGGTACCAACGTGTGCAGTTGCAGGCCGTGCATTTGGTTTTTCGATCTGCAGTGATCAACGGCAAATTTTAATCCCCGATGGCCCCATGTGTCCTCAATATGACCAATATTTttgactctgtttttttttaaagtatcctTTGTAACACATCAGATGTTCgagatgtattttatttgaaccCTTTTATTCACAATTGAAGACAACCCACATCAGGATTtctattcattaatttttttcagattcatataggaaaaaaaaacgttttaatagCTGTGACCACTTTTCTGTAAAGGTTTACTTTTGACCTGAAGAGGTTTCCACGATGCGGATTTCACCCTGCGTTGTAATTTCTAGCTGTGACCTttcatcaaaaaaacaaaaaagcctgaTGCTGAACGCAACCCTAAATTAATGAtgatcatgattatt
The DNA window shown above is from Hippocampus zosterae strain Florida chromosome 9, ASM2543408v3, whole genome shotgun sequence and carries:
- the patz1 gene encoding POZ-, AT hook-, and zinc finger-containing protein 1 isoform X2, producing MLASKRYRRYNDGEERSFRGHLVASCPPQLHCKIANSVLSPPTPPLDAFGMEKLAEPSWTSSYTYQVSKHSAEMLHNLDVQRKDGGRFCDVILRVGEESFPAHKAVLAACSEYFESVFGRQPEDGDARELEMHTISPKVFKDILDFAYTSRIVVRLECFPELMTAAKFLLMRSIIEICQEVIKQSNVQILVPSSRGGNASLFQAAGSTELGFPVTQQQDLVNGTALVGFANNGHQVDGSEAAAAAAALLEEAAEGSMPILQPADRLPVSPETTTLHHDAVSKRGRGRPKKAGASEEPVHFNHNVQKNIVLYPCGACGKAFTEASRLKNHEAQHGANIGGRSTPGGLTLIGHEDEAQYHGGLMLDHGRKRERTRRHVGCEICGKVFRDVYHLNRHKLSHSGEKPYACHVCGLRFKRKDRMSYHVRSHDGSVGKPYVCQSCGKGFSRPDHLNGHIKQVHTTERPHKCQICNASFATRDRLRSHLACHEDKIPCKVCGKFLRAAYMTDHLKKHSEGTHNYCGICNKDGQENDGKCPHLDSEESDPSFGELSNCEDMKSPHKSDRPELEIPSLACNGTSAGALGSPEGPKAKTDPEKKFNCGICGQAFRTKSYLRKHQHRVHKTPRSQAGSASGLSELAPFSPQQSMSLLESFGFQIVQSAFASSLVDADVGQSGVDFGGK